From Eriocheir sinensis breed Jianghai 21 chromosome 16, ASM2467909v1, whole genome shotgun sequence, a single genomic window includes:
- the LOC126999147 gene encoding uncharacterized protein LOC126999147: MGKKHVQNCKMLSRQVSVLDMPSVSSKQIMGKQVKEGEVRLASFICEHDIPIRVVEHMPQLLQTICPDSQIAKQIKCGRTKLTSLINNVTGRESSKQLITHLQSSKFSLIVDESTDKGCIKHLCMVARTLVDDEVKDCFLGLIQLEDATAIALYNNVVSFFRDNQIDYKQNMIGFAADGANAMLGAHNSLSSRLKNDVDGLFIMKCICHTFALCASYACLKLPRSIEDLARDIFSFIQCSPKRIGSLKEFQAFVNVKPHKLLHPSQTRWLSLHMVVSRLLEQYDALTLYFTEAAFTESLHACQNILEKLKHPLTKLYFLFLDFVLPYFNSLNKLMQSEWLALRTISMKIAGMNSEVTD; the protein is encoded by the exons ATGGGAAAAAAACATGTTCAAAACTGCAAAATGTTATCAAGGCAGGTTTCTGTTTTAGATATGCCTTCTGTTAGCAGCAAACAGATTATGGGTAAGCAGGTCAAAGAGGGTGAAGTAAGACTGGCATCATTTATATGTGAACATGATATACCCATCAGGGTTGTAGAGCACATGCCTCAGCTGTTACAAACAATATGCCCAGATTCACAGATAGCTAAACAAATTAAATGTGGTAGAACAAAACTAACATCACTGATCAACAATGTGACTGGGAGAGAGAGCAGTAAGCAGTTGATAACACATTTGCAGAGCTCTAAGTTCTCTCTTATTGTGGATGAAAGCACAGATAAGGGGTGTATTAAGCATCTATGCATGGTGGCACGGACTTTAGTAGATGATGAGGTAAAGGACTGTTTTCTCGGCTTGATTCAGTTGGAGGATGCAACAGCTATAGCACTGTACAATAATGTGGTTAGTTTTTTCAGAGATAATCAAATTGATTATAAGCAAAATATGATTGGATTTGCTGCTGATGGGGCAAATGCAATGCTAGGGGCACACAATTCTCTTTCTTCACGTTTGAAAAATGATGTAGATGGACTGTTTATCATGAAATGTATTTGCCACACTTTTGCATTATGTGCCTCTTATGCCTGTTTGAAATTGCCAAGAAGTATAGAGGACCTAGCACGTGACATTTTCAGTTTTATTCAGTGCAGTCCTAAGAGAATTGGGTCATTGAAAGAGTTTCAGGCTTTTGTAAATGTCAAACCACATAAACTCTTGCATCCAAGCCAGACTCGTTGGTTGTCACTGCATATGGTTGTTTCCAGACTATTAGAGCAATATGATGCACTAACCCTCTACTTCACTGAAGCTGCTTTCACAGAAAGTCTACATGCTTGTCAGAACATTCTTGAGAAACTAAAACATCCATTAACCAAactgtatttcctctttttagACTTTGTATTGCCCTACTTTAATTCCCTAAATAAGCTCATGCAGTCAGAGT ggctGGCACTTCGCACCATAAGCATgaagattgctgggatgaattcTGAAGTGACAGACTGA